The nucleotide sequence CCAGAACATAATAAGAGCAACGCCGCCATTTGTCCGTGTAAAATTTTAGAGTCGTGGCTCTCAAGTGTAAGGCCGATGCTTTATTCTGCCAGCTAACTCAGATTCTATTTAACACTCCATTATGCTGAACAACAATCAATAGCACAGGCGAATAAACCATTAAGTCTCTGCAGAACACAGTAAAAGACTCACTGATAATGTTCTGCACCAGCCAGCAGCCAACCAGGCGGGATCATGGCTGCACGTTGATATTGCCTTTGTTGCACTGAATTAGAGCTGCGTTCTGCCCGTCAGATCAGAACCCAAATGTCAGACAGCACAGTTTGACCACAGAACCATGCTGCACCCCACCAGGTTACCTTCTTCTAGTCTACGTTGGGAAGAAAAAGGCAAATGACAACAAGGAAATATTGGAGGGTAGAAATAACATTTCTCAGGCCTCACCGCCGCCATTTATGGGTTTTTCTGGACTGAAGAGGTTCCGGGCTTTCCTTTCCTGCGGAGTAAAATCAGATAGAAATCTTCTATATACTTGGGAATGGAATTTTGTCCTCTAAACTGCGCTTTTTACAGTGTGACATTAGATTCTGCTTTGTTGCTCCCCGAGGTTCCAGTCCCCCTCAGTAAATCTTCCTCCTGCCGTGGAAAAGCCCAGAAATCCTCCGGGAACCGGCCGACACGTCCTCCGACAGAGATCTTCCTTCAACTGATTTAAACCCAAATGAATTTGTGCTCTTCGCATCCGCTTCGGCACTGAATTCGAGTTAGATCGGGTATTAACGGGCAGATGCTAAACTGTGAAGGAAAAACGTGAGGCGTCTGTCTGCTGTGGCGTTTATGTGTCGTGCGTTTTTGTAGCTTCTGTAATATTTCGGCGTCAGATGGAGGCGAAAGCGAGGAGCCGACAAGCTAACAACATCATTTAATATTCTGTCTCCCCGTAGAGGGGGGAGACGCCACTGTTTTCCGGCCTCTGTGTACACGGGTTAAGGGGGGAGTACGTGTCGAGCTGTGTCTGATAAGGTTGGTGGTTATCAGTCAAGCCGCCTTTGAGCAACCTTATCCACTCACTGGAGGGTACAACCAGTCTGGAACCACTTCACTGCAGCACACTTTCTCTGAAAATGCAGCTCACATGTCCAGATTTCTGTTCTCCTCCCTGTGGGTGGTGTTTTTTGGTCCAAGGTAGTCATCAATTTGAACATATATTGACTTTGTTTACAAATGACTCTTCCGCGATGGTACATGACACCCGTGTTTGCATCAAAAATGATTCGAAATCTCTGTGAATAAATCAAGAAATGGTGCTCACGCTGCACCGGCCATTAAAATTTCACAGAATATGAAATCTGTCTCAGCGTGttcttatttaaaataaatgatatgTTGAAAACACCACTTACTCGCCTCCATCGGCTCAGAGGTCTTACTTTATTGATTGTGTTGTAGGTCTAAGTTGAGCCAAAACAAGGGCTCCAACAGAGCGGCtgttttttgctgtttgtcTTTTGTTGTTTGGTCTGTAAGAACACCttgctgtgatttattttattcttttgttcGGGTTCCAGATGGACACGTAACCGTCGCTGTAATGATATTTGTTTAATCCGAGTGAAATGTTGCTTTACGTTTCCTCCTTTGCCTCTTGCAGCCGTCGCTGCTGTGATGTCGGCATCTGAAAACGCCTGTTTTACATTCACGCCGTCTCTTCTTTGCAATTATGTAAATTTGATGCGGTTTGGACGTCCAAAAAAGAGCTCATACATCTATAAAAATGTTGTTTGAATGCTCCCTTGTTATTGAATGGTTGTTGCGGGACAAATAGGCTTCCTATGGAGAACATTAAATCGCTGTCTAAAAGAACTTTTACAGCTAACTTCAGCCTTTAAACAGCGTGAGCAGGTGCCGTGTGGAGGTAATGTGTGTTATTAATTAAGTGATATTGtcaataaaagggaaaaaaacacaggatTTTGGGTCTGAACTAATAATGGAAACTGAGTCatcatccttttattttttcGAGGCCACAGGAAATAAGGAAGGCGAGttggaggatgaagagaaggTGAGAGAGGAGCTCCTGGACTGAGATGTGAAACATAAGCCAAATATCTGAAGGACGAACTGCATGATTTGAAACAACGGACATTAGACAACaatcttaaaacatcaaaaaaaggAGCtaaaaaaggcccaaaaaatccAAAAACCATGAAGCAAAATCTAAAAAGCTGGAGGAAGTCGTGGTGAAAGAGGATCATTAGAGATAAAAGTCACACTGGAAACATCTTTTGTGTCAATGTAAcacaaaaagagcaaaaagtGGAAATGGAATGAAATCAGCCGGAGGGAGAAATGCTATCTGGAGGACCAGGAGGCAAGTGGAGATGTGTTTCCCATGAACAAAAAGATTCCCCgaaaatgccccccccacacacacacacacacatcggaCGGATTTATCTGATGTCGGAGGGCTGTTAATAACGCGTTGTGCTCATTTGTCTGTCTTTTGGTTATACCTCTCAATAAAAGCTAATCACAGGAACAATGATGTCATGTTAAGAGGCACATGCTAACCACTGAAACCCAAACACGCACGTGTTAGCGCACCTTACCCGTCGCTCGTTATATAAGGCGCTTCATTGGAGCACTGATGGCGTCACGGCATCAAAATGGTGCCCGCCGGCTTCGGAGCGATGCCCGAGGATACTTCAGCAGACACACCAGGCGATCTGCATTTCAAAGGCGCCGGGGCTACTTCCTGagacggtggggggggcatcctgCTGAGAGGACATTATCACATCGCCGTGAAAGCGCTGGGATGTAAATACGACATGTACATTAGTGATTTTAGGGGGTGGGATGACAAACATCCACCGTGTAGGTGGTGAAATCGCTCTCAATCGTGACCTCTACCTCCTTTTCTCCGTTTGTCCCCGTCTGGCGGAGCCTAATTATGACGAGATGCTCGGCTAGCCGCAGCAAAACATGACAAATGCACCAATTATTTCAAAGATTCCGGCTCCAAACTTCAGTTAGACGGATCTATTTCAGAGGCGGCCGCGTCCTTATCTCATTTGTACATTTTCGGCGTGACGCGCTGATAAACGCAGCGGCGTAATTAGCCACAGAGGACAGAAGTTATGGGCCATAATTCATCATTCATGCAATTACATGTGTTTTAGACCTTTTGCACATGATGCATGTGTTTCCCTCCACCCGTGGCAAAAGCTCAATTTAATTAATGACTTGCtggcaaaacaaacaaaggcaGGAGAACGTCCTCGTCGTGCACCAGGATGATCACGTGCGCTAAAATAATATCATATTATAGACCGATAAGGTGGCACCTGGAGAAAAGGCCTCATTCCCAGGCTAACGTGGATCCTGGCATCGTTCCCAGGCTGCCGGTTAATGACTTACAGCGCACAACGTGCGTGTCACTCAGCCTGCGATTCCATCAAATTGTGTTGTTTCCACCGGCTTAGGTatagcacccccccacccacccccccattatTCCATCAGAACCCTGTCACCGTGGAGGAGGGTGAAGAACAGAGGCGGcggggagagggaaaaaaaacagctcctcGGAAATTAGAACACAGGTGCCTTTTCGGCATCGGCCTCTTACGGGCTGAGAGCAGACGTGCGTTCGGAGTTTaaacaggatggggggggggggatattagGCTGTCAGGAGGCTGGCTGCCAGGGAAACAAAACATCAGCTGTAAGCATGCCAACATGGGGAGGGGGAAACTTTAATAACCCAGAATCATTCGCGTGGTTTGGACCAGGAGGGTTCGGCTGTGAACAGGCGAGGAGGCTGCGATGATATTcaaggctgagctgcagccgCGTTCCTTCACTGGCCGTAAATCTCTCTCCTTCTGAGCTGCGGCGCTCTCTCGAAAACAcgtccctcccccccctcacagTCGGTTGAGAGGAATCTCATCCCGTGTGCATCTTGCGAGGATCTGAAATCAGTTAGATACACCCTCCTCTGAATTAATGACCTACATACATTGTGCATCTAATGACAGCCGATTTCCATgcgagtacacacacacacatccttgtactccTATCCATGTGAGGACCTTCATAGGAATAATACATTCTCCCAGTCCTAACCATCCTCCCCTTCTTCTTACCGCACCCCTAAATCCAAGGCTTTACCCCTCAAACTGTCCTTTGGTGCCTCGGAGCCCAGTTAAAATGTCCCcatttcccaaaaatgtcccctctttgctagtagaatgagtgtTTTAGTGCTCAGTACATAGCAAGCACAAGAATACGCACACACGCGAGGAGTCTGTCACCTTTTCAGCCTCTTCTGTGCCAACCCGAGCAGATTATTTGGAAAAGTAATCGTCCCCAGGTGTTACAAGAGGTCCGGGCCTGTTCTTCACCCCGCGCTGCTCGGCTGTGAAGATTAGGCTGAGAGGAAAATCTCTTCCCTCGgcgggaggaagaaaaaaaagacggCGGCCAACAGACACAAACACGCTAAGCACGTGTGGCCAATCAGCTTTCTCTTCGCATGAGCCTGCTCTCCCTCTGGACCGGAGGATCCGAGCGGAGAGAAGTCATCTTCCCCATCCCCGGGGAAGGCCTGGAATACCTGCAAGATGAGCGCCCCAGCGGCCATGTTCAGGCCGCGGGGGCGCGCGGGCTGCAGAGCGCAGCGAAGCTCTTTGcagccccctgctgtgctcgatggagcacagcagggggctgCCGGATGTGAAAGACGACTGAAAACAAAGTGTTAAATTAGGAGAAAGCTTCCGGGGGCCCTTCGCAGGCCTGGGTTTGACGGCGGCCAAAGGTCGCGGCTCTGCGTCCCCTCGGAAAGTGCAATTCAAATTCCAACAGCTTCATTAGCGAGCGGCTGGCTTGTCACGCACGATTTGCATCCCGCATATCCAATCACTCATctcgaggtgtgtgtgcgtgtgtgtgtgcgtgtgtgggggggctcgTTGTGCACGCTCAGGCCGTTAACGCGTCACATTAAAGCGACTGACCCCGGCGCAACTAATCACCGAGTAGCTAAATAATCAGAGCAGAATTCTGCCTGAGCCCAAACTTTTAGGAGGGTTTTTTTGCCCTTATGTTAATGTTGTGACAtgtttattcattatttagATTTGAGGAATGTTTACAGTGTTGCAAGTACTTAAATATAAATCCATATTTATGGGCTGGCAGGGGTCAACAGTCAGCATTAATATGCGTCGGAGGACTTGAACTTTAATGATCTTCTCTTGCTGCTCATCTGCCCCGTTTATCATTATGTGGCAGTTAGGTGCTTTACcatgaagccccccccccccaggggtaACGGTTCTAAAGGTGGCAAATCCTCCAGCTGTTCCCGTTTATGCACCGTCATATTTCCCGACCCGGGCCTCCACCCCTCTTACCCTCAGTCGGTGTATTTATGCAACCACCCCAGTCAGGATTCCATCTTCCTTTTAAtaaaaaagcccccccaccacaaaaAAACCTGATTACTACAGCACACGACGCACCGTGCTGCCTCGGTAATGAGGAGACAAAGCCGTCCTTCCTGAAGCCTCTCAGCACGCCGGGGATGAGCAGCCATTACAATCATCTCCGCTCACGCCGGGAAGCCCATTCCCATCCGCGGAAAATTAAGGCGCGCTTGGAAAAACAGGTGAGGCGTCGGAGCGGCGTATTTAAATAACTGTTTATTTCAGCAGAAGGAGCTGCGGGACTACACGTTACACTTCTGGGTGGTTTAGTACGGCCGTTACAGCAGGAACACAATAAATTAGTACAGTGGCGTCGGAGCGGAAACGCGCGGTGGTTAGAAAAGTAACGAGCTCTGGGTGCGTGCGGCTTCCCGTCAGGCGTCCATCCGCCGGACCCGCACCCTCTGTTTGTAGTGGTATTCTTTAAGGTGCTTTTTCAGAACGTTTGGAATGGGCAGCACGTTGATGCCGTCGTAGGTGGTGCGGCTGCTGATCACCGCCCGgcagatgtgctgcagctggaagggCTGCTTGCGGTGGATGGGGTTGGACAGCAGCGGCTCGAAGAACATGCACGAGTTGGGGTCCTTGTAGTGCTCCAGCAGCCCCGTGACGGTGGGCGCGTGGAAGACGCTGGGGTCGTGCACGTCGAAGCTGAAGTTGTGGTTCCACTGCTCGATGCGCGCGTGCAGCGAGCGGCCGTAGCGGCGGAAGCTGACGGAGAAGAGGTAGTCTTCCTGGGCGGAGTCGCGCAGGAGGAAGGTGCCTTCCGGCTTCCCCTCCAGCAGCGTCTCCGCCTCGTAGCGGTCCATCACCCCCCAGTAATACGGGAGGCTGCTGATCTGCAGCAGGTCGGGGACCAAACAGTGAATGTAGTCGATCTGAGTGTGGACGCGGTAGCCGTGCTGCGGCTTCAGATGCTCCGCCTGCAGGGGGTCGACCCCGGGCGGCGTGCCGCTCGCCGCCAGCTCTGCGTCCGGCTGGGCGTCAGAATTAGCGCTGCACGCGTGGAAGGACGCCGAGGCCACCACCTCGTCCAGCGTGTCCAAGCACCTCTGCAGCaagagctggtgctgctgctgccgctggagcaggagctcctgctgctgggggaggggggcggcgTCGGGCCCCGCCAGCTCGTTCATGCCGTGAGCGAGCTTGGGCCCGTGCTTGTACAGGGGGTTGATTTGGGCCGTCACCTCGAACGTGTGGATCTCCGCGTTGGGAGGGGGCTCCACGCCTTGTTCGATGCTAATGCGCCGTCGCTCCCGCAGCCTGTCGTCCACGTCGTCCACGGCGGTCGGCAGGGACGAGACGGGGGTGCTGGGCCCTGCTGGGGAGTCCAGCACGGGAGGCTGGGTAATGGGGGCTGTGTGCTGCTTAATCAGATACCACTTCTGAGCGAGCTCGGAGCCCGCGGGGAACGGGCAGTCGTCCAACATCAGCTCACTGAGGTGGATCTTGCGCCTcgaggaggcggaggcggaggcggcTGATGGAGCGAGCGCCTGGGGAGTcgctgccgccgccgcagcGTGCGTTTTTATAGGGAAACATTGCCCCATTGCATCTTGGATCTTCTGTCGGAGAGTGCGATTGCTGTTTGaccctctgctctccctctcgctGGGCGCAGACGGCTCCATGCTGGAGCTAAATGGTCCCAATCCCAGCCTGGACGTCACCTGTTCGGGTCCAGGTAATGAGGTGGCTGCATCGAACCCTCTCCAGTTCTCcttcagaggagaggaagaggactgGTCCCTTGTGTGGAGGTCACCCAATAACTCGCCGTACTCGAAGCCATCGCTGACGGGCCTCTCGGCCGCCGCCGCGTTAGAAGCAGAGCCCTTTTTCTTCCCCCTGCTGCTCTTCCGTCCTCTGCCTGCGTCGCGTCTCTCTTCCGAGCGGCTCTGCCTCACCTTGGGCCGGGCGCCTCTGTCCGGAACCTCATCTCTGTTGCCCGTCTCTTTCGGTAACGACATGATGGACGACGCAGCGAGACGGTTGCAACACTCCTTGCGGCTTG is from Takifugu rubripes chromosome 11, fTakRub1.2, whole genome shotgun sequence and encodes:
- the socs9 gene encoding suppressor of cytokine signaling 9, encoding MSLPKETGNRDEVPDRGARPKVRQSRSEERRDAGRGRKSSRGKKKGSASNAAAAERPVSDGFEYGELLGDLHTRDQSSSSPLKENWRGFDAATSLPGPEQVTSRLGLGPFSSSMEPSAPSERESRGSNSNRTLRQKIQDAMGQCFPIKTHAAAAAATPQALAPSAASASASSRRKIHLSELMLDDCPFPAGSELAQKWYLIKQHTAPITQPPVLDSPAGPSTPVSSLPTAVDDVDDRLRERRRISIEQGVEPPPNAEIHTFEVTAQINPLYKHGPKLAHGMNELAGPDAAPLPQQQELLLQRQQQHQLLLQRCLDTLDEVVASASFHACSANSDAQPDAELAASGTPPGVDPLQAEHLKPQHGYRVHTQIDYIHCLVPDLLQISSLPYYWGVMDRYEAETLLEGKPEGTFLLRDSAQEDYLFSVSFRRYGRSLHARIEQWNHNFSFDVHDPSVFHAPTVTGLLEHYKDPNSCMFFEPLLSNPIHRKQPFQLQHICRAVISSRTTYDGINVLPIPNVLKKHLKEYHYKQRVRVRRMDA